Proteins from a genomic interval of Rhodococcus rhodochrous:
- the galE gene encoding UDP-glucose 4-epimerase GalE, whose translation MSSVRLLVTGGAGYVGSVCTTVLLEQGNDVVVVDDLSTGNAEAVPTGAEFVEGDIAAVADELLSGSRFDGVLHFGAQSLVGESVEFPEKYWQGNVVTTLALLEAVRRSGTPRLVFSSTAATYGEPESVPITEDAPTRPTNPYGASKLAIDHAISSYAHAHGLAATSLRYFNVAGAYGGAGENRVVETHLIPLVLQVALGVRDHISVFGTDWPTKDGTAVRDYIHVKDLADAHVLALTKSEPGRHGIYNLGSGEGFTVREVISACERVTGLPIAAVDAPRRAGDPAVLIASSSRAISELGWNPQHTDLDEIVSDAWEFTRSLGDRLHAARR comes from the coding sequence ATGTCCAGCGTGAGACTTCTGGTGACCGGCGGCGCCGGCTATGTGGGCAGCGTGTGCACGACCGTGTTGCTCGAACAGGGCAACGACGTCGTGGTCGTCGACGACCTGTCCACCGGGAACGCCGAGGCGGTCCCCACCGGTGCCGAGTTCGTCGAGGGCGACATCGCGGCCGTCGCCGACGAACTGCTCTCCGGATCCCGTTTCGACGGCGTCCTCCACTTCGGTGCACAGTCGCTGGTCGGCGAGTCGGTGGAGTTCCCCGAGAAGTACTGGCAGGGCAACGTGGTGACCACCCTCGCCCTGCTCGAGGCCGTCCGCCGCTCGGGTACCCCGCGGTTGGTGTTCTCCTCCACCGCCGCGACCTACGGCGAACCCGAGAGCGTGCCGATCACCGAGGACGCACCCACCCGCCCCACCAACCCGTACGGTGCGTCGAAGCTCGCCATCGATCACGCGATCTCGTCGTACGCGCACGCCCACGGTCTCGCGGCGACGAGCCTGCGGTACTTCAACGTCGCCGGCGCCTACGGCGGTGCCGGGGAGAACCGCGTCGTCGAGACGCATCTGATCCCACTCGTGCTGCAGGTCGCTCTCGGTGTGCGCGATCACATCTCGGTCTTCGGCACCGATTGGCCGACCAAGGACGGCACCGCGGTGCGCGACTACATCCACGTGAAGGATCTCGCCGACGCCCACGTACTGGCACTGACGAAGTCCGAGCCCGGCCGCCACGGCATCTACAACCTCGGCAGCGGAGAGGGTTTCACCGTCCGCGAGGTCATCTCGGCGTGCGAGCGGGTCACGGGCCTGCCGATCGCTGCGGTCGACGCGCCGCGCCGCGCCGGTGATCCGGCCGTGCTCATCGCCTCGAGCAGCCGCGCGATCTCCGAGCTCGGATGGAACCCCCAGCACACCGATCTCGACGAGATCGTCTCCGATGCGTGGGAGTTCACCCGGTCCCTCGGCGACCGTCTGCACGCCGCTCGACGCTGA
- a CDS encoding proteasome assembly chaperone family protein → MDEQSRMYELEFPAPQLTSPDGEGPVLVHGLEGFADAGHAVRLATTHLRENLETELVASFAVDELIDYRSRRPLMTFKADHFSDYAEPELNLYALIDEAGTPFLLLAGAEPDLKWERFITAVRLLAEQFGVRRTIGLNAIPMAIPHTRPLAVTAHSTNKDLIAGHHRWSGELQVPAGVSSLLEYRMGQHGHESVGFSVHVPHYLAQTDYPAAAETLLTNVAEVGGLELPLQALGEAAARVREQIDEHIEDNAEVLGVVHALERQYDSYVAAQEQQTSPLPTDESLPTGEEIGAEFERFLAEYDRRGTDPGDDLPGPGDGGAGDGGFGELGPDDGDDSAPR, encoded by the coding sequence ATGGACGAGCAGTCCCGCATGTACGAGCTGGAATTCCCGGCTCCGCAGCTCACCTCCCCGGACGGTGAGGGGCCCGTCCTCGTGCACGGTCTCGAAGGGTTCGCCGACGCGGGACACGCGGTGCGCCTGGCGACCACGCACCTGCGCGAGAACTTGGAGACCGAACTCGTCGCGTCGTTCGCCGTCGACGAACTGATCGACTACCGATCGCGTCGGCCGCTCATGACGTTCAAGGCCGACCACTTCTCGGATTACGCCGAGCCCGAACTGAACCTGTACGCGCTCATCGACGAGGCCGGCACCCCGTTCCTGCTGCTCGCGGGTGCCGAGCCGGATCTGAAGTGGGAGCGTTTCATCACCGCGGTGCGGTTGCTCGCCGAGCAGTTCGGGGTGCGGCGGACCATCGGGCTCAATGCGATCCCCATGGCGATCCCGCACACCCGGCCGTTGGCGGTCACCGCGCACTCGACCAACAAGGACCTCATCGCGGGGCACCACCGCTGGTCGGGCGAGCTGCAGGTGCCCGCCGGGGTCTCGTCGCTGCTCGAATACCGGATGGGGCAGCACGGGCACGAGTCCGTGGGCTTCTCCGTGCACGTGCCGCACTATCTCGCCCAGACCGACTATCCGGCTGCCGCCGAGACGCTGCTGACGAACGTCGCCGAGGTCGGGGGCCTGGAGCTGCCGCTGCAGGCGCTCGGCGAGGCTGCGGCACGGGTGCGGGAGCAGATCGACGAGCACATCGAGGACAACGCCGAGGTCCTCGGGGTGGTGCACGCGCTCGAGCGGCAGTACGACAGCTACGTCGCCGCCCAGGAACAGCAGACCTCTCCCCTGCCGACCGACGAGAGTCTGCCGACGGGTGAGGAGATCGGCGCCGAATTCGAGCGGTTCCTCGCCGAATACGATCGGCGCGGCACCGATCCCGGCGACGATCTCCCAGGTCCGGGCGACGGCGGGGCCGGCGACGGCGGGTTCGGCGAGCTCGGCCCGGACGACGGGGACGATTCCGCTCCGCGCTGA
- a CDS encoding bifunctional acetate--CoA ligase family protein/GNAT family N-acetyltransferase — protein MARARDYPRHWVADVLASDGGVVHLRPIVPEDADGIVAFHGKLSERTRYLRYFGPYPTISKKDLFNFTVVDHKSRVAFVAVLGDEIIAVGRYEGLSHEGDGLSAEVAFTVADAHQGRGLGPILLEHLAGAAAENGLHTFVAEVLAENRHMITVFREAGYQVSRSFEGGVVRLEFAIDPTEALVSVRNARERAAEARSVRNILGPGSVAVIGASTDSRKVGNAVLVNMLRSGFTGPVYPVNAEHRSVRGVRAYPTVRDIPDEIDLAVAAVPAESIDSVLDDCLAKGVKALLVVSSGFGETGPEGRDAERRLTLAARSHGMRLIGPNALGVANNDPAIRLNATLAPVLPASGNVGFFCQSGALGIAILDEAAKTGVGLSSFVSAGNRADLSGNDLLQYWDTDPATEVVLLYLESFGNPRKFSRIARRVARSKPIVAVKSGRHAVPPALAARTGEMDDTIVRYLFEQAGVVQVESIGQLFDSALLFGYQPLPAGPRVAVVGNSTALGLLAVDAARGQGLQAPDAVDLGAQASPEEFADAVARALDSPDVDSVIAVFVPPVAVDVQPYAQALRDAVAGSEKPVVTTFLATEGIPDVLAVRGPDGTPMRGSVPSYPGPERAALALGRAWRYAKWRSRPPSQVVRPAGIDPERARALVDGWLETTPEGRYLSDTEAALLLSCYGVEVADFRAVTTEEEAVAAADEIGFPVAVKATGAQWRHRPDLSGVRLDLVDADSVRIAYRDLAAVSGEPLMHVQRMAHKGIGCAIRVQDDPSFGSLISFGLAGVISDLLGDRAYRVLPLTEDEAVELIDAPKAAPLLSGYRNAAPVNKPALVDFVQRISALADDLPEVRELVCEPVLASVVGAELTDAHVRIGPEPHPLDLGPRRLR, from the coding sequence CTGGCGCGCGCCCGCGACTATCCGCGGCACTGGGTCGCCGACGTGCTGGCCTCGGACGGTGGTGTCGTGCACCTGCGGCCGATCGTCCCCGAGGACGCCGACGGGATCGTCGCCTTCCACGGCAAGCTGTCCGAACGCACCCGCTATCTGCGGTACTTCGGTCCGTACCCGACGATCTCGAAGAAGGACCTGTTCAACTTCACGGTCGTCGACCACAAGTCGCGAGTGGCGTTCGTCGCGGTGCTCGGCGACGAGATCATCGCCGTCGGGCGGTACGAGGGACTCTCGCACGAGGGCGACGGCCTCTCCGCCGAGGTGGCCTTCACCGTCGCCGACGCCCACCAGGGACGCGGTCTCGGTCCGATCCTGCTCGAACATCTCGCCGGCGCGGCCGCCGAGAACGGACTGCACACCTTCGTCGCCGAGGTCCTCGCCGAGAACCGGCACATGATCACGGTCTTCCGGGAGGCCGGCTACCAGGTCAGCCGCAGCTTCGAAGGGGGAGTCGTCCGGCTCGAGTTCGCGATCGACCCCACCGAGGCCCTCGTCTCGGTCCGCAACGCCCGCGAACGCGCCGCCGAGGCGCGCAGCGTGCGCAACATCCTCGGTCCCGGCAGTGTCGCCGTCATCGGTGCCTCCACCGACAGCCGCAAGGTGGGCAACGCCGTGCTGGTGAACATGCTGCGCAGCGGGTTCACCGGGCCGGTCTATCCGGTCAACGCCGAACACCGGTCCGTCCGGGGTGTCCGCGCCTACCCGACCGTCCGCGACATCCCCGACGAGATCGACCTCGCCGTCGCCGCCGTGCCCGCCGAATCGATCGACTCGGTGCTCGACGACTGCCTCGCCAAGGGCGTCAAGGCGCTGCTCGTCGTCTCGTCGGGTTTCGGCGAGACCGGACCGGAGGGCCGCGACGCCGAGCGGCGGCTCACACTGGCCGCTCGGTCGCACGGTATGCGGCTCATCGGGCCGAATGCTCTCGGTGTCGCCAACAACGATCCCGCCATCCGGCTCAACGCGACTCTCGCGCCCGTGCTCCCGGCGTCCGGCAACGTCGGCTTCTTCTGCCAGTCCGGCGCCCTCGGCATCGCGATCCTCGACGAGGCCGCCAAGACGGGTGTCGGACTGTCGTCCTTCGTCTCGGCCGGTAACCGCGCCGACCTGTCCGGCAACGACCTGCTCCAGTACTGGGACACCGATCCTGCCACCGAAGTGGTGCTGCTGTATCTGGAGAGCTTCGGCAACCCGCGCAAGTTCTCACGCATCGCGCGGCGGGTGGCGCGCAGCAAGCCGATCGTCGCCGTCAAGAGCGGCCGCCACGCGGTGCCCCCCGCGCTCGCCGCCCGGACGGGGGAGATGGACGACACCATCGTGCGATACCTGTTCGAGCAGGCCGGCGTCGTCCAGGTCGAGTCCATCGGCCAGCTCTTCGACTCCGCGCTGCTGTTCGGCTACCAGCCGCTGCCCGCCGGTCCCCGCGTCGCCGTGGTCGGCAACTCCACCGCCCTGGGCCTGCTCGCCGTCGACGCCGCCCGCGGACAGGGCCTGCAGGCACCGGACGCGGTGGACCTCGGCGCGCAGGCGTCGCCGGAGGAGTTCGCCGACGCCGTCGCCCGGGCGCTCGACTCACCCGACGTCGACTCGGTGATCGCGGTCTTCGTCCCGCCGGTCGCCGTCGACGTCCAGCCCTACGCCCAGGCCCTGCGCGACGCCGTCGCCGGGTCGGAGAAGCCCGTGGTCACCACCTTCCTGGCGACCGAGGGCATCCCCGACGTGCTGGCCGTACGCGGACCGGACGGCACTCCGATGCGCGGATCAGTGCCGTCCTATCCCGGGCCGGAACGAGCCGCGCTCGCCCTGGGGCGGGCGTGGCGGTACGCGAAGTGGCGCAGTCGTCCACCCTCGCAGGTCGTGCGACCGGCGGGCATCGATCCCGAGCGCGCCCGCGCGCTCGTGGACGGCTGGCTCGAGACGACTCCCGAGGGTCGCTACCTGTCGGACACCGAGGCGGCCCTGCTGCTGTCCTGCTACGGAGTCGAGGTCGCGGACTTCCGCGCCGTCACCACCGAGGAGGAGGCGGTCGCGGCGGCGGACGAGATCGGCTTCCCCGTGGCGGTCAAGGCCACCGGAGCGCAGTGGCGGCACCGGCCCGATCTGAGCGGGGTCCGGCTCGATCTCGTCGACGCCGATTCGGTGCGGATCGCCTATCGCGACCTGGCCGCGGTGTCGGGGGAACCGTTGATGCACGTGCAGCGGATGGCCCACAAGGGCATCGGTTGCGCGATCCGGGTGCAGGACGACCCGTCGTTCGGTTCGCTCATCTCGTTCGGTCTCGCCGGTGTGATCTCCGACCTGCTCGGTGATCGGGCCTACCGTGTTCTTCCGCTCACGGAGGACGAGGCGGTCGAGCTGATCGACGCGCCGAAGGCGGCGCCGCTGCTGTCGGGCTACCGCAACGCCGCGCCGGTGAACAAGCCGGCACTCGTCGACTTCGTCCAGCGGATCTCGGCGCTCGCCGACGACCTGCCCGAGGTGCGCGAACTGGTGTGCGAACCGGTGCTGGCCTCGGTGGTGGGGGCCGAACTCACCGACGCACACGTGCGGATCGGGCCCGAACCGCACCCGCTCGACCTCGGGCCGCGTCGTCTGCGCTGA
- a CDS encoding acetoin utilization protein AcuC — MTTSSTAAGGTTQLSGDRIVVWSPDYLDYRWGPTHPMNPTRLDLTMALSRSLGLLEGVETVRPSPADDTDLLRIHTSSYVDAVKRAGSAPEGAAPPADAPHGLGTEDNPIFPRMHEASATLAGGTLAAAREIASGRARRAVSIGGGMHHAMADWAAGFCVYNDAAIAISWLLDHGYDRIAYIDVDAHHGDGVQHAFLGDPRVLTISLHQHPATLWPNTGWSSEVGSGPAEGTAINLPVLPGTVDALWLRAFHAVVPGAVAAFRPQILISQCGADSHREDPLADLSLTVDGQRASYLAMRDLADRYCEGRWLAVGGGGYGLVRVVPRAWTHLIAAALDREIDLSTPIPADWSERVGALAPSVELPTVMGEGSDVSYLPWDGPGGTPETGIASLDRALTRIDSAIIATRRAAFPLLGLDPEDPRD, encoded by the coding sequence ATGACCACGAGCTCCACCGCGGCGGGCGGTACGACACAGCTGAGCGGCGATCGGATAGTGGTGTGGAGCCCCGACTACCTCGATTACCGGTGGGGTCCGACACATCCGATGAATCCCACGCGTCTCGATCTCACGATGGCGCTGTCCCGCAGTCTCGGTCTCCTCGAAGGCGTCGAGACGGTCCGCCCGTCCCCTGCGGACGACACCGATCTGCTGCGCATCCACACCTCGTCCTACGTCGACGCGGTCAAGCGCGCGGGCTCCGCCCCCGAGGGAGCGGCACCCCCGGCCGACGCCCCCCACGGTCTCGGCACCGAGGACAACCCGATCTTCCCCCGCATGCACGAGGCCAGCGCGACGCTCGCCGGAGGAACCCTCGCCGCCGCACGCGAGATCGCGAGCGGCCGGGCCCGCCGCGCGGTGAGCATCGGGGGCGGCATGCATCACGCGATGGCCGACTGGGCCGCGGGATTCTGCGTCTACAACGACGCCGCCATCGCGATCTCGTGGCTGCTCGACCACGGCTACGACCGCATCGCCTACATCGACGTCGACGCCCACCACGGCGACGGCGTGCAGCACGCCTTCCTCGGCGATCCCCGCGTCCTGACCATCTCCCTGCACCAGCATCCCGCGACGCTGTGGCCCAACACCGGGTGGTCCAGCGAGGTCGGTTCGGGTCCGGCCGAGGGCACCGCGATCAATCTGCCGGTGCTGCCGGGCACCGTGGACGCGCTGTGGTTGCGCGCCTTCCACGCCGTCGTACCGGGCGCGGTCGCGGCGTTCCGCCCCCAGATCCTCATCAGTCAGTGCGGTGCCGACAGCCACCGTGAAGATCCCTTGGCCGACCTGTCCCTGACCGTCGACGGCCAGCGCGCGTCGTATCTCGCGATGCGCGATCTCGCCGATCGCTACTGTGAGGGCCGTTGGCTCGCCGTGGGCGGCGGCGGCTACGGTCTCGTGCGAGTGGTGCCGCGCGCGTGGACCCACCTGATCGCCGCAGCGCTGGACCGCGAGATCGACCTGAGCACCCCGATCCCGGCGGACTGGAGCGAGCGCGTCGGCGCTCTCGCGCCGAGCGTCGAATTGCCCACCGTCATGGGGGAGGGCTCCGACGTCTCCTACCTGCCGTGGGACGGTCCCGGCGGCACCCCGGAGACGGGAATCGCGTCCCTGGACCGTGCACTGACCCGCATCGATTCGGCGATCATCGCCACGAGGCGGGCGGCCTTCCCGCTGCTCGGCCTGGACCCGGAGGACCCCCGTGACTGA
- a CDS encoding DUF4192 domain-containing protein translates to MTTSTPSSSHPLRLTDVGDVIAALPALMGFPPTRSIVVMCLTPTGDVPTRPNGRVASIGAVMRHDLVLPRSGEPVPELMRAAFRRFCAVCAREGAESVVAVLVDDDLADRHDPVIADVCRLVDDFADHLDAVGIDLAGVYALPEITGGATWFVPGQDITGSVADPGSSVVAAARVFEGSPIRGSRTELAALLAPYPPAVRQEVARCIDEVVETRDREYERCAREGGGERADRLELETVLAHIETYAGGTDPSASDIAELAVLLANRTVRDAAMGLATGPLARPAERLWTELARALPDPERADAAALVGFGAYVRGDGPLAGVALAAALESDPRHRLSDLLDQALQAGLRPESIRGLAETGHEIAARLGLELPRGDEPS, encoded by the coding sequence ATGACAACTTCCACGCCTTCGTCGTCGCACCCACTCCGTCTCACCGATGTCGGTGACGTGATCGCCGCCCTGCCCGCGCTGATGGGCTTCCCGCCGACGCGTTCGATCGTCGTGATGTGCCTGACTCCGACCGGTGACGTTCCGACCCGCCCGAACGGCAGGGTGGCGAGCATCGGTGCGGTGATGCGACACGACCTCGTCCTGCCCCGGTCCGGGGAACCGGTCCCCGAGCTCATGCGCGCGGCGTTCCGGCGCTTCTGCGCCGTCTGTGCCCGCGAGGGCGCGGAATCGGTGGTGGCCGTGCTCGTGGACGACGATCTCGCCGACCGGCACGATCCGGTGATCGCCGACGTGTGCAGGCTCGTCGACGACTTCGCCGACCATCTCGACGCCGTCGGCATCGACCTGGCGGGGGTGTACGCGCTGCCGGAGATCACCGGTGGAGCGACCTGGTTCGTGCCCGGCCAGGACATCACCGGCAGCGTGGCCGATCCCGGGTCCTCGGTGGTCGCGGCGGCCCGGGTGTTCGAGGGCAGCCCGATCCGCGGCTCCCGCACCGAACTCGCCGCACTGCTCGCGCCGTATCCGCCGGCGGTGCGGCAGGAGGTTGCGCGGTGTATCGACGAGGTCGTCGAGACCCGCGACCGCGAGTACGAACGCTGTGCCCGCGAGGGCGGCGGCGAACGCGCCGACCGTCTCGAACTCGAAACCGTGCTCGCGCACATCGAGACGTACGCCGGCGGAACGGATCCCAGCGCGTCCGACATCGCCGAGCTGGCCGTTCTGCTCGCCAACCGCACGGTGCGCGACGCCGCCATGGGACTCGCGACCGGACCGCTCGCACGGCCGGCGGAGCGTCTGTGGACCGAGCTCGCCCGGGCCCTGCCCGATCCCGAACGGGCCGATGCCGCCGCGCTCGTCGGCTTCGGCGCCTACGTGCGCGGCGACGGTCCGCTCGCCGGGGTCGCGCTCGCAGCGGCCCTCGAATCCGATCCCCGCCACCGGCTTTCGGATCTGCTCGACCAGGCCCTGCAGGCGGGACTGCGTCCCGAGTCGATCCGTGGCCTCGCAGAGACCGGACACGAGATCGCGGCGCGGCTGGGACTCGAACTGCCGCGCGGCGACGAACCGTCCTGA
- a CDS encoding alpha/beta fold hydrolase yields MVPPRARTLRPVPDNEPRIVFRTIHGYRRAFRMAGSGPALLLVHGIGDDSSTWQDVIPHLAEKYTVIAPDLLGHGRSDKPRADYSVAAYANGMRDLLSVLGIESVTVIGHSLGGGVAMQFAYQFPHMVERLVLVASGGVTKDVHPALRLISVPIVSEALRVLRLPGAMPVLRAAGAVLNRVNGSPLRPGALLHDTSDLVRVLGNLPDPTAYEAYLRTLRAVVDWRGQVVTMLDRCYLTENLPVQLIWGDHDSVIPVAHAYLAHSAMPGSRLEIFRGSGHFPFRDDPLRFLRVVENFLETTSPLEFDLDRWRRLLVSGVSESQISGGPETRMAVLGAMGSDERSAT; encoded by the coding sequence ATGGTTCCACCGCGCGCCCGGACGCTTCGCCCGGTTCCGGACAACGAACCCCGCATCGTGTTCCGCACGATCCACGGTTACCGACGCGCGTTCCGCATGGCCGGCAGCGGTCCCGCTCTGTTGCTCGTGCACGGCATCGGTGACGACTCCTCGACCTGGCAGGACGTGATCCCGCACCTGGCGGAGAAGTACACCGTGATCGCCCCCGACCTGCTCGGGCACGGTCGATCCGACAAGCCGCGGGCCGACTACTCGGTGGCCGCCTACGCGAACGGCATGCGCGACCTGCTGTCGGTCCTGGGGATCGAGTCGGTCACGGTGATCGGCCATTCCCTCGGCGGCGGGGTGGCGATGCAGTTCGCCTACCAGTTCCCCCACATGGTCGAGCGTCTGGTGCTCGTCGCGTCCGGCGGAGTCACCAAGGACGTTCATCCTGCGCTGCGCCTGATCTCGGTGCCGATCGTCAGCGAAGCGCTGCGGGTCCTGCGGCTGCCCGGGGCGATGCCGGTCCTGCGCGCCGCCGGTGCCGTGCTGAATCGGGTCAACGGATCGCCGCTGCGTCCCGGTGCCCTGCTGCACGACACCTCGGATCTGGTGCGCGTGCTGGGGAACCTCCCCGACCCCACGGCCTACGAGGCGTATCTGCGCACGCTGCGCGCGGTGGTCGACTGGCGCGGTCAGGTCGTGACCATGCTCGATCGCTGTTATCTGACGGAGAACCTCCCCGTCCAGCTCATCTGGGGCGATCACGACAGCGTCATCCCGGTCGCCCACGCCTATCTCGCGCACTCGGCCATGCCCGGTTCACGTCTCGAGATCTTCCGGGGTTCCGGCCACTTCCCGTTCCGCGACGACCCGCTGCGCTTCCTGCGGGTGGTCGAGAACTTTCTGGAGACCACCTCTCCCCTGGAGTTCGACCTCGACCGTTGGCGTCGACTGCTCGTGTCGGGCGTGAGCGAGTCGCAGATCAGCGGCGGCCCGGAGACCCGCATGGCGGTGCTCGGCGCGATGGGTTCGGACGAGCGCAGCGCCACCTGA
- a CDS encoding metal-dependent transcriptional regulator, with translation MKDLVDTTEMYLRTIYDLEEEGVVPLRARIAERLEQSGPTVSQTVARMERDGLLRVAGDRHLQLTEKGRDLAVSVMRKHRLAERLLVDVIGLDWENVHAEACRWEHVMSEEVERRLVEVLNNPTTSPYGNPIPGLAQLGLDRTAVLDEKLVRLTEIPHGKPTAVVVRRLAEYVQSDPEVIARLREAGVVPDARVTVETRPGSVSITVAGHDSFELSDEMAHAVQVKQV, from the coding sequence GTGAAGGACCTGGTCGATACAACGGAGATGTATCTCCGGACCATCTACGACTTGGAAGAGGAAGGCGTGGTGCCGTTGCGCGCGCGTATCGCCGAGCGCCTCGAACAGAGCGGACCGACGGTCAGCCAGACCGTGGCCCGCATGGAACGCGACGGCCTGCTCCGGGTCGCCGGCGACCGCCACCTGCAGCTCACCGAGAAGGGCCGCGATCTCGCGGTCTCGGTCATGCGCAAGCACCGGCTCGCGGAACGGCTTCTCGTGGACGTGATCGGTCTCGACTGGGAGAACGTGCACGCCGAGGCGTGCCGCTGGGAACACGTGATGAGCGAGGAGGTCGAGCGCCGTCTCGTGGAGGTGCTCAACAACCCGACCACCTCCCCCTACGGCAACCCCATTCCAGGACTGGCTCAGCTCGGCCTCGACCGCACGGCGGTCCTCGACGAGAAGCTGGTGCGGCTGACGGAGATCCCGCACGGCAAACCGACCGCGGTCGTGGTGCGCCGGCTCGCGGAGTACGTCCAGTCCGACCCCGAGGTCATCGCGCGGCTGCGTGAGGCCGGTGTGGTCCCCGACGCGCGGGTTACAGTCGAGACGCGACCGGGCTCGGTGTCCATCACCGTGGCCGGTCACGACAGCTTCGAGCTTTCCGACGAGATGGCCCACGCCGTGCAGGTGAAGCAGGTCTGA
- a CDS encoding DUF5642 family protein — protein MLASACSQTVSGDPRPEPAALTGTASAPAPAPAIVRAPGELVLPPERFPEPYVAVVLPPEAVAQAAPDLTGIQPGSRVDPGGCLPPAQDYGPESTAMVVGTDNASRATISVEVTRPAPDLAEYRTHLTECSQVDATVRGITSTVSTVLDDDPAAPVDGAGTLALTRTVDSGRGSGGLTQSMATRIAQIEDVRVTVTYMSFDAASPDTDNLDRVFREAVDFAARP, from the coding sequence ATGCTCGCATCCGCCTGCTCCCAGACCGTCTCCGGCGACCCCCGGCCCGAACCGGCAGCCCTGACGGGAACCGCGTCCGCGCCTGCGCCTGCCCCCGCGATCGTCCGGGCACCGGGCGAACTGGTGCTTCCCCCCGAACGGTTTCCCGAACCGTACGTCGCGGTGGTTCTCCCACCTGAGGCCGTGGCGCAGGCGGCGCCCGACCTGACCGGGATCCAGCCCGGCTCGAGGGTCGATCCGGGCGGATGTCTGCCGCCCGCGCAGGATTACGGCCCCGAGAGCACCGCCATGGTGGTCGGTACCGACAACGCCAGTCGCGCGACGATCAGCGTCGAGGTCACCCGGCCTGCTCCGGACCTCGCCGAGTACCGCACCCATCTGACGGAATGCTCGCAGGTGGACGCCACCGTGCGGGGGATCACCTCGACCGTCTCGACCGTCCTCGACGACGATCCTGCTGCGCCCGTCGACGGAGCCGGGACGCTGGCCCTGACCCGGACGGTCGACTCCGGCCGGGGATCGGGCGGCCTGACGCAGTCGATGGCCACGCGCATCGCACAGATCGAGGACGTGCGCGTGACGGTCACGTACATGTCCTTCGACGCGGCATCTCCCGACACCGACAATCTCGACCGCGTGTTCCGGGAGGCCGTCGACTTCGCCGCCCGCCCCTGA
- a CDS encoding sigma-70 family RNA polymerase sigma factor — MARPETTARFDSDLDGQSPAADLVRVYLNGIGRTALLTAADEVELAKRIEAGLYAKHLLETKKRLSAAKKRDLAIIVREGQAARSHLLEANLRLVVSLAKRYTGRGMPLLDLIQEGNLGLIRAMEKFDYAKGFKFSTYATWWIRQAITRGMADQSRTIRLPVHLVEQVNKLARIKRELHQQLGREATDEELANESGIPVEKIADLLDHSRDPVSLDMPVGNDEEAPLGDFIEDAEATSAETAVIAGLLHSDVRSVLATLDEREQQVIRLRYGLDDGQPRTLDQIGKLFGLSRERVRQIEREVMAKLREGDRAERLRAYAS, encoded by the coding sequence ATGGCACGCCCCGAAACCACCGCTCGCTTCGATTCCGACCTGGACGGTCAGAGCCCCGCAGCCGATCTCGTTCGCGTCTACCTGAACGGTATCGGACGGACTGCTCTGCTCACCGCAGCCGACGAGGTGGAATTGGCCAAGCGGATCGAGGCCGGCCTGTATGCCAAGCACCTGCTCGAGACGAAGAAGCGTCTGTCGGCGGCGAAGAAGCGCGACCTCGCGATCATCGTCCGCGAAGGACAGGCCGCTCGCAGCCACCTGCTCGAGGCGAACCTGCGCCTCGTCGTCTCGCTGGCGAAGCGTTACACCGGACGCGGTATGCCCCTGCTGGACCTCATCCAGGAGGGCAACCTCGGCCTGATCCGTGCGATGGAGAAGTTCGACTACGCGAAGGGCTTCAAGTTCTCGACCTACGCGACGTGGTGGATCCGTCAAGCCATCACCCGCGGCATGGCCGACCAGAGCCGCACGATCCGGCTCCCCGTCCACCTCGTCGAACAGGTCAACAAGCTCGCCCGCATCAAGCGTGAGCTGCACCAGCAGCTCGGCCGCGAGGCGACCGACGAGGAACTCGCCAACGAGTCGGGTATCCCCGTCGAGAAGATCGCCGACCTGCTCGACCACAGCCGCGACCCGGTGAGCCTCGACATGCCCGTCGGCAACGACGAGGAGGCCCCGCTGGGCGACTTCATCGAGGACGCCGAGGCGACGTCCGCCGAGACCGCCGTCATCGCCGGCCTCCTGCACAGCGACGTCCGCAGCGTCCTCGCGACGCTCGACGAGCGCGAACAGCAGGTCATCCGTCTGCGCTACGGACTCGACGACGGCCAGCCCCGCACACTCGATCAGATCGGCAAGCTCTTCGGGCTGTCCCGTGAGCGTGTCCGCCAGATCGAACGCGAAGTGATGGCCAAGCTCCGCGAAGGAGACCGCGCCGAGCGCCTTCGCGCCTACGCCAGCTGA